The following proteins are co-located in the Acidobacteriota bacterium genome:
- a CDS encoding CHAT domain-containing protein, which translates to MRLFARAPRALLLTALLLSIAAADSESQKTLDLIDAGRYEEALGAARERLAGVEAASGPDAPEVARAIALVLKAGYWSSRPKDPELLALARRAVAIDERASGPDGSAAADSLLGLATILIARGDIDEAKGICERALVIREREFGPQSLEAAASRRWLGIVFEEMGDLHRAAAEQGRVLTVQETLLAPDDREIASTLNSLASVQRQLGDYPHAVESRQRCLAIREKAFGPDHPQVAWAAHNLANLYADLGEFAKARELYARALAIRERTEPPDHPDLGYSHNSLGVMAYNLGDYGAARAEYERALGIREKSLGADHALVAATLNNLGNLLDEMGEVEKARDVLSRALQIKTRKLGPDHVSTAITANNLGNVLAKLGEFDRAEALTRRALAIREKTLGADHADVGRSLDDLGWIRHLRDDDAGGIPSLTRALDVREKALSADHPDVAETLERLAIVTSGAGEPAAALPLAARALDIQRRTLGADHPTVAGTLALIGEIDLKLGRAGDALASALESESIGREHFRLTARHLAQREALRYEEVRASGLDVALQALTRMAGDPAVAARAGAVLDDVIRSRALVLDAIGSRRRLAAEARTDEASRRISALRDAATAFARLARREPDPDHPDRYLTQLREARERKERTERDLIEISAAEREWSDAGRVGLADVRAALPEGAVLLSYVRYTSRAPSEERYVAFVTAGVKNSTTAAVSLGPASRIDGLVARWKTEAGRGAQAPSVALRRLEGDYRDSARALRKAIWDPVAANVRDATLLFVVLDGALDVVNLAAFPAEDDRYLVETGPLIAYLSAERDLVSATRPRDAGSGILVVGAVDYGVAPASTAGGPCSPFHALRFGPLPGARDEADSIARIFTSRGGIVTRLSGADATARRFLAAAPSHEILHVATHGFFLDDTCDRRGATGSRNDPMLLSGLAFAGANQRRDDKPQTDDGLLTAEEIASLDLSRVAWAVLSACNTGLGEIRNGEGVLGLRRAFQIAGAGTLIMSLWTVRDEDASEWMRGLYDARLAKLDTAHAIRNVSMRMLEARRKEGRSTHPAAWGAFVAFGAWR; encoded by the coding sequence ATGCGGCTTTTCGCCCGAGCCCCCCGAGCCCTTCTTCTCACCGCGCTGCTCCTGTCCATCGCGGCCGCCGATTCCGAGTCGCAGAAGACCCTCGACCTGATCGACGCCGGCCGCTACGAAGAGGCGCTCGGCGCCGCCCGGGAGCGGCTGGCGGGTGTCGAGGCCGCCTCCGGACCCGACGCCCCCGAGGTGGCCCGCGCGATCGCCCTCGTGCTGAAGGCCGGATACTGGTCCTCTCGACCGAAAGACCCGGAGCTTCTCGCGCTCGCGCGGCGTGCCGTCGCCATCGACGAGAGGGCGTCGGGCCCGGACGGCTCCGCCGCAGCCGACAGCCTCCTGGGCCTTGCCACCATCCTCATCGCGCGCGGCGACATCGACGAGGCGAAGGGGATCTGCGAACGGGCCCTCGTGATCCGGGAGAGGGAGTTCGGCCCGCAGAGTCTCGAGGCCGCGGCGTCTCGCCGCTGGCTCGGCATTGTCTTCGAGGAGATGGGAGATCTGCATCGGGCCGCCGCGGAGCAGGGGCGCGTGCTGACCGTCCAGGAGACGCTCCTCGCCCCCGATGATCGCGAGATTGCGAGCACGCTCAACTCCCTCGCCAGCGTTCAGCGACAGCTCGGCGACTACCCGCACGCCGTCGAAAGCCGTCAGAGGTGTCTGGCGATCCGTGAGAAGGCGTTCGGGCCGGACCACCCCCAGGTCGCGTGGGCCGCCCATAATCTGGCGAACCTCTACGCCGACCTCGGGGAGTTCGCCAAGGCCAGGGAGCTCTACGCGCGCGCGCTGGCGATCCGCGAGAGAACCGAGCCGCCGGATCATCCCGATCTCGGGTACAGCCACAACAGCCTCGGGGTGATGGCGTACAACCTCGGCGACTACGGGGCGGCCCGTGCCGAGTACGAGCGGGCCCTCGGCATCCGCGAGAAATCGCTCGGCGCGGACCACGCCCTCGTCGCTGCGACCCTCAACAACCTGGGGAACCTCCTCGACGAGATGGGAGAGGTCGAGAAGGCCCGGGACGTTCTCTCGCGCGCGCTCCAGATCAAGACGCGGAAGCTTGGACCCGATCACGTCAGCACCGCGATCACCGCCAACAACCTCGGCAACGTTCTCGCGAAACTGGGGGAGTTCGATCGGGCCGAGGCGCTCACGCGCCGGGCGCTCGCGATCCGTGAGAAGACACTCGGCGCGGACCACGCCGACGTCGGGAGATCCCTCGACGATCTCGGATGGATTCGCCACCTCCGCGACGACGACGCCGGCGGGATCCCCTCGCTCACGCGCGCGCTGGATGTCCGGGAGAAGGCGCTCTCAGCCGATCACCCCGACGTCGCCGAGACGCTCGAGCGCCTCGCCATCGTGACGTCGGGGGCGGGGGAACCCGCCGCGGCGCTGCCTCTGGCGGCTCGCGCCCTCGACATCCAGAGAAGGACTCTCGGCGCCGACCATCCCACCGTGGCGGGCACCCTTGCCCTCATCGGAGAGATTGACCTGAAGCTGGGACGGGCCGGCGACGCGCTGGCTTCGGCCCTCGAGTCGGAGTCGATCGGCCGCGAGCACTTCCGCCTCACCGCCCGGCACCTCGCGCAGCGGGAGGCGCTGCGCTACGAGGAGGTGCGCGCCTCGGGGCTCGACGTCGCACTTCAGGCGCTGACCCGAATGGCGGGAGATCCCGCCGTCGCCGCGCGCGCCGGCGCGGTGCTGGACGACGTCATCCGCTCGCGCGCGCTCGTCCTCGACGCGATCGGATCTAGGAGGCGGCTCGCCGCCGAGGCGCGCACCGACGAAGCGTCGCGACGGATCTCGGCGCTTCGGGACGCTGCGACGGCCTTTGCGCGTCTCGCGCGCCGCGAGCCGGATCCGGATCACCCCGATCGCTACCTGACGCAGCTCCGCGAGGCGAGAGAGAGGAAAGAGCGGACCGAACGGGATCTGATCGAGATCAGCGCCGCGGAGCGCGAGTGGTCCGATGCCGGCCGCGTCGGCCTCGCCGACGTCCGCGCCGCACTCCCAGAGGGCGCCGTCCTCCTCTCGTACGTCAGGTACACGTCGCGCGCGCCCTCCGAGGAGCGTTACGTTGCCTTCGTGACGGCCGGCGTGAAGAATTCGACGACCGCCGCGGTCTCCCTCGGTCCCGCGTCGAGAATCGACGGGCTCGTCGCCCGCTGGAAGACGGAGGCCGGCCGCGGCGCGCAGGCGCCGAGCGTGGCGCTTCGCCGGCTGGAGGGCGACTACCGCGACTCGGCGCGCGCGCTGAGGAAGGCGATCTGGGATCCGGTCGCGGCGAACGTGAGAGACGCGACGCTCCTCTTCGTCGTCCTGGACGGCGCCCTCGACGTCGTGAACCTCGCGGCGTTCCCCGCCGAAGATGACCGGTACCTTGTCGAGACGGGGCCGCTCATCGCCTACCTTTCCGCGGAGCGTGATCTCGTCTCCGCCACGCGCCCGCGCGACGCCGGCTCGGGGATCCTCGTCGTCGGGGCCGTGGACTACGGAGTGGCTCCGGCCAGCACGGCCGGCGGGCCATGCTCGCCCTTCCACGCGCTCCGGTTCGGGCCACTCCCGGGCGCGCGCGACGAGGCGGACTCGATTGCACGGATATTCACGAGCCGGGGCGGGATCGTCACACGGCTCTCGGGCGCGGACGCGACGGCGCGGCGTTTCCTCGCCGCCGCCCCGAGCCACGAGATCCTCCACGTCGCGACGCACGGTTTCTTCCTCGACGACACCTGCGATCGGCGCGGTGCGACGGGATCCCGTAACGATCCGATGCTCCTCTCGGGCCTCGCCTTCGCGGGGGCGAACCAGCGGCGCGACGACAAACCGCAGACCGACGACGGCCTCCTGACCGCGGAGGAGATCGCGTCGCTCGACCTCTCGCGCGTCGCGTGGGCCGTGCTCTCGGCGTGCAACACGGGCCTCGGCGAGATCAGGAACGGCGAAGGAGTGCTCGGCCTCCGGCGCGCGTTTCAGATTGCCGGGGCCGGAACCCTCATCATGAGCCTCTGGACCGTCCGCGACGAGGACGCGTCGGAGTGGATGCGCGGGCTCTACGACGCCCGCCTCGCGAAGCTCGACACGGCTCACGCGATCCGGAACGTGTCGATGCGGATGCTCGAAGCGCGCCGGAAGGAGGGACGCAGCACGCACCCTGCCGCGTGGGGCGCCTTCGTCGCGTTCGGCGCGTGGCGCTGA
- a CDS encoding zf-HC2 domain-containing protein produces MTHDEAAAILVDALPGRLTPAVRARVRGHLEECEECREVLETIEVLRGAPEHLSVDTIVELATKEGSHAHLATCTACAGEVTACRASIAAARAQTKRLHPFIPAAIAATLTVAVLGYPAYLGVVELPRARQQAPTPQAPRTEARTEAPATVVPDRGEVVLALYLGATRGGQGSAPTIQLNPRAHFVTLLLEPVAPRAAADAEPLLFEIRDRGGHVVWSSETTAGAIRDGHGSQDRLLTLLVPVSTLPPGTYTLSLGRIGQGSGERLIESPFEIIAPAR; encoded by the coding sequence ATGACGCACGATGAAGCCGCCGCGATCCTCGTCGACGCCCTCCCCGGGCGTCTCACCCCCGCGGTGCGAGCGCGCGTGAGAGGGCACCTCGAAGAGTGCGAGGAGTGCCGGGAGGTGCTCGAGACCATCGAGGTGCTTCGCGGCGCCCCCGAACATCTGTCGGTCGACACAATCGTCGAGCTGGCAACGAAGGAGGGGAGCCACGCGCATCTCGCGACGTGCACCGCGTGCGCCGGCGAGGTGACGGCCTGCCGCGCGTCGATCGCCGCGGCGCGCGCGCAAACCAAGCGTCTTCACCCGTTCATCCCCGCCGCGATCGCCGCCACGCTGACCGTCGCCGTCCTCGGCTACCCCGCATATCTCGGCGTCGTCGAGCTTCCGCGCGCGCGTCAGCAGGCGCCAACGCCACAGGCGCCGCGCACTGAAGCGCGAACCGAGGCTCCGGCGACAGTGGTTCCCGATCGCGGCGAGGTGGTCCTCGCGCTCTATCTCGGCGCCACTCGTGGAGGGCAGGGATCGGCGCCGACGATTCAGCTGAACCCGAGGGCGCACTTCGTCACGCTTCTCCTCGAACCCGTCGCGCCGCGCGCGGCCGCGGACGCCGAGCCGCTTCTCTTCGAGATCCGCGATCGGGGAGGGCACGTCGTCTGGTCGAGCGAGACGACGGCCGGGGCGATCCGCGACGGTCACGGGTCGCAGGATCGGCTCCTCACGCTCCTTGTGCCCGTCTCGACGCTTCCGCCCGGGACCTACACCCTCTCGCTCGGCCGGATCGGGCAGGGGAGCGGCGAGAGGCTGATCGAATCGCCGTTCGAGATCATCGCACCGGCTCGCTGA
- a CDS encoding thrombospondin type 3 repeat-containing protein, giving the protein MVSEKNGSSLVAACVILTAAFSPVAAGTATSNVQTKPAPPLTQAQITRLHQVKTWDLEYTEIYSSSTAGGGSSYPLPFATSWTYQHDLTRTSHTKARIAGQFGPSDCHIGSLNPCIVQYSPDSKVEVRGYDDKQTSELSFSLDCSGNPGSRSEGSTIDFMGSGSYVPDGTPEHSAVGDVEIDYTQNPPIAYGSVAFDNVTLHYLYQDHTCFPPDHREYDAFFGRPIVGGGWYPESQGCCEGGDSQVRVERGAFVVHGVADWDYSGQFCNGNGSACFDPNTAPMVPVTVHDHGEWVLREHLCQDTDGNGNDDDDGDGLCDNWETDGIDVDGDGTIDLPLNNPPYNANPKHKDLFVEIDYMQKNPADPNDVEKPSDASLIMVRNAFAAAKVDNPDGFRGVRLHFVGSDAANPDEKKLVDEALPHSIRIGFDEDIATSCPAASFDGLKSANFGTAAERGDPNNAANILEAKKLAFRYAIFAHQQADEVDPHGSCVDNLSSGVAELPGNDLIVTMGGWDFSDLSFFAGGVPSDCYAGEQGAACARRQADAATFMHEFGHTLGLHHGGGDDINCKPNYVSVMSYAFQFRNMLSTRLLDYSGGVAGTSANDPFAPLDERSLDESDGIVGPTARESVYGLNGLPAYILLNYPIDWNGDPNGRTDETGVAAHIARLDVVSGCDRGSTADVQLVTIGYKVTLDSTFVPAPSAYAISVNGAAPVAPTSVAVQGTRVYLTLPSPLGIADTVKLDYNPPAVHPVTELGGSPVTAEHGFSTPNITKELTTLFARDDWATLQYDMAMAPAFSDGATREALPDAEPTRDELVSAASLVDFDGDGIPNAFDNCPSTPNPGQLDSDGDGLGDDCAGTGIADIDAPTTRVTATPSANASGWSSADVTVTLEAADDPNGSGVREIDHVMTGAQSEPQQSIAGDAASTVISTEGETAVTFFAVDNSGNPEPPRTATVRLDKSVPMIVAAQAPAPNANGWNNSDVTISYTCADALSGLASCDAPVIVGAEGQGQSATGNATDVAGNVAQVSVSGINIDRTPPSVTCTVSPAVLWPPKHRMIPITATVIVTDALSGTGGFVLTSVTSSEPDSVNRKDKPGDIAGFAVGSPSTTGQIRAERIANGPGRVYSLTWTGEDAAGNATWCHATVTVPKKKPKL; this is encoded by the coding sequence ATGGTCAGCGAAAAGAACGGCTCGTCGCTCGTTGCCGCCTGCGTGATTCTGACGGCGGCCTTCTCACCCGTCGCAGCGGGGACGGCCACGTCGAACGTCCAGACCAAGCCTGCGCCGCCGCTGACTCAGGCCCAGATCACCAGGCTGCATCAGGTGAAGACATGGGATCTCGAATACACGGAGATCTACTCGAGCTCGACCGCCGGCGGCGGCTCCTCCTATCCCCTGCCGTTCGCCACCTCGTGGACCTACCAACATGATCTGACCCGGACCTCCCATACGAAGGCGAGGATCGCGGGCCAGTTCGGTCCGTCCGACTGCCACATCGGCTCCCTCAATCCCTGCATCGTCCAGTACTCGCCCGACTCGAAAGTGGAAGTCCGGGGCTACGACGACAAGCAAACGAGCGAACTCTCTTTTTCCCTGGACTGCTCGGGGAATCCGGGATCGCGCTCGGAGGGGTCGACGATCGATTTCATGGGGTCGGGCTCCTACGTCCCCGACGGCACACCGGAGCACTCGGCCGTGGGAGACGTCGAGATCGACTACACCCAGAACCCGCCGATCGCCTACGGCAGCGTGGCCTTCGACAACGTGACGCTGCACTACCTGTATCAGGACCACACCTGCTTTCCCCCCGATCATCGGGAGTACGACGCCTTCTTCGGCAGGCCGATTGTTGGGGGGGGCTGGTATCCCGAATCGCAAGGCTGCTGCGAGGGAGGCGACTCGCAGGTCCGCGTCGAACGGGGCGCCTTCGTCGTCCACGGCGTCGCTGATTGGGACTACAGCGGCCAGTTCTGCAATGGGAATGGCAGCGCCTGCTTCGATCCCAACACCGCGCCGATGGTGCCCGTCACGGTCCATGACCATGGCGAGTGGGTCCTGAGGGAGCATCTCTGCCAGGACACCGATGGCAACGGCAACGACGACGACGATGGGGACGGCCTGTGCGACAACTGGGAGACGGACGGCATCGACGTGGACGGCGACGGCACGATCGATCTGCCGCTGAACAATCCGCCGTACAACGCGAACCCCAAGCACAAGGACCTCTTCGTCGAGATCGACTACATGCAGAAGAACCCCGCCGACCCCAACGACGTCGAGAAGCCGTCGGACGCGTCGCTGATCATGGTGAGGAACGCCTTCGCGGCGGCGAAGGTGGACAATCCGGACGGCTTTCGCGGGGTCCGGCTGCATTTCGTCGGGAGCGACGCCGCGAACCCGGATGAGAAGAAGCTGGTGGACGAAGCGCTGCCGCACAGCATCCGGATCGGGTTCGACGAGGACATCGCGACCTCCTGCCCGGCGGCGAGCTTCGACGGCCTTAAGAGCGCAAACTTCGGCACGGCGGCCGAGAGAGGGGACCCGAACAACGCGGCGAACATCCTCGAGGCGAAGAAGCTGGCTTTCCGCTACGCGATCTTCGCGCACCAGCAGGCGGACGAGGTCGATCCGCACGGCTCTTGCGTCGACAACCTCAGCAGCGGTGTCGCGGAGCTGCCGGGCAACGATCTGATCGTGACGATGGGAGGCTGGGACTTCTCCGACCTGTCATTTTTCGCCGGCGGCGTCCCTTCCGACTGCTACGCCGGGGAACAGGGAGCGGCCTGTGCCAGGAGGCAGGCCGACGCGGCGACTTTCATGCACGAGTTCGGGCACACGCTGGGGCTGCACCATGGAGGGGGCGACGACATCAACTGCAAGCCGAACTACGTGAGCGTGATGAGCTACGCCTTCCAGTTCCGGAACATGCTCTCCACACGCCTCCTCGACTACTCCGGTGGCGTGGCCGGCACCTCCGCGAACGATCCCTTCGCGCCCCTGGACGAGAGAAGCCTCGACGAATCCGACGGCATCGTCGGGCCGACTGCGAGGGAAAGCGTCTACGGCCTGAACGGCCTGCCGGCCTACATCCTCCTCAACTACCCGATTGACTGGAACGGCGACCCGAACGGGCGCACCGACGAGACCGGGGTGGCGGCGCACATCGCCCGGCTGGACGTCGTGAGTGGGTGCGATCGCGGGAGCACGGCGGACGTGCAGTTGGTCACGATAGGGTACAAGGTGACGCTCGATTCGACGTTTGTCCCCGCCCCCTCGGCGTACGCGATCTCGGTAAACGGCGCGGCGCCGGTCGCGCCGACGTCCGTCGCGGTCCAGGGAACGCGCGTCTATCTGACGCTGCCGTCGCCCCTCGGCATCGCCGACACGGTGAAGCTCGACTACAACCCTCCGGCGGTCCATCCCGTGACGGAGCTCGGGGGCAGCCCGGTCACCGCCGAGCACGGTTTCTCCACGCCGAACATCACCAAGGAGCTCACGACGCTCTTCGCGCGCGACGACTGGGCGACGCTGCAATACGACATGGCGATGGCGCCGGCCTTTTCCGACGGCGCGACGCGAGAGGCCCTCCCCGATGCGGAGCCCACAAGGGACGAGCTGGTCTCAGCGGCTTCCTTGGTCGACTTCGACGGCGACGGGATTCCGAACGCCTTCGACAACTGCCCCTCGACTCCGAACCCGGGTCAGCTCGACAGCGACGGCGACGGCCTCGGGGATGATTGCGCCGGCACCGGAATCGCCGACATCGACGCGCCGACCACCCGTGTGACCGCGACTCCCTCTGCGAACGCCTCGGGGTGGAGCAGCGCCGACGTGACGGTGACGCTCGAGGCGGCCGACGATCCCAACGGCTCGGGTGTTCGGGAGATCGATCACGTCATGACCGGCGCGCAGAGCGAGCCGCAGCAGTCGATCGCGGGCGACGCCGCGTCAACGGTCATATCGACGGAAGGGGAGACGGCGGTGACGTTTTTCGCCGTGGACAACTCCGGGAATCCCGAGCCGCCGCGCACGGCGACCGTGCGCCTCGACAAGAGCGTTCCGATGATCGTGGCCGCGCAAGCCCCAGCTCCGAATGCGAACGGGTGGAACAACTCGGACGTGACGATCAGCTACACCTGCGCGGACGCGCTCTCAGGGCTCGCGTCGTGTGATGCTCCAGTCATTGTCGGCGCCGAGGGCCAGGGCCAATCGGCGACGGGAAACGCCACCGACGTCGCCGGCAACGTCGCCCAGGTTTCGGTGAGCGGTATCAACATCGACAGGACGCCTCCCTCAGTGACGTGCACCGTGAGTCCGGCCGTCCTGTGGCCGCCGAAGCACAGGATGATCCCGATCACGGCGACGGTAATCGTGACGGACGCTCTCTCAGGTACGGGCGGGTTCGTCCTGACGTCGGTGACGAGCAGCGAGCCGGACAGCGTCAACAGGAAGGACAAGCCAGGCGACATCGCGGGGTTCGCGGTAGGTTCGCCATCGACGACCGGCCAGATCCGCGCGGAGAGGATCGCGAATGGACCGGGGCGCGTGTACAGTCTGACCTGGACGGGGGAGGACGCTGCCGGCAACGCCACTTGGTGCCACGCGACCGTCACCGTCCCGAAGAAGAAGCCGAAGCTCTGA
- a CDS encoding sigma-70 family RNA polymerase sigma factor, with amino-acid sequence MARRDRTRDAATPEDQTARFLRADPDLIAEVQSHAARIVRFKGYYVPETDRIEVVQEVMTQLWQAVAGKDLKLRESLFSLTETIACRRCVDWMRRHRSTEPLDAGHPDGRARPDEALLRKEREGLGRRVLQRMGAPCAELIRKVMDEGRAYTEIANEQGRSEHALRTKMWQCLKEAREILKRMTTHDAR; translated from the coding sequence ATGGCGCGGCGGGATCGAACCCGGGACGCGGCAACGCCTGAGGATCAGACCGCACGGTTCCTTCGGGCCGACCCTGACCTGATCGCCGAGGTCCAGAGCCACGCCGCGCGCATCGTCCGGTTCAAGGGGTACTACGTTCCCGAGACCGATCGGATCGAAGTCGTCCAGGAGGTGATGACCCAGCTCTGGCAGGCCGTCGCCGGCAAGGATCTGAAGCTCAGAGAGTCGCTCTTCTCGCTGACCGAGACGATCGCGTGCCGGCGCTGCGTGGACTGGATGAGGAGGCACCGCAGCACGGAGCCGCTGGACGCGGGTCACCCCGACGGGCGCGCGCGCCCCGACGAAGCGCTGCTCCGAAAGGAGCGCGAAGGGCTGGGGCGGCGCGTCCTTCAGAGGATGGGCGCTCCGTGCGCCGAATTGATTCGCAAGGTGATGGACGAAGGCAGGGCCTACACCGAGATCGCGAACGAGCAGGGGAGAAGCGAGCACGCGCTCCGGACGAAGATGTGGCAGTGCCTGAAGGAAGCCCGCGAGATCCTGAAGAGGATGACGACCCATGACGCACGATGA